The sequence AGAGGCGGACCTGCTCGCGCGCCACGCCGTCGCCCACGGCGAGGACCCGAAGCTCGAAGTACAGGGCGAGTACGAGAACCGCTCGTCGGGTCTCCACCACCAGTGGAACCCGAAGTCGGTCGGCGCGCTCCAGCGCGCGGTCCGCTCCGGTAGCTACGAGACGTATCGGGAGTTCGCCGAACTCGTCAACGACCAGAGCGAGGAACTGCAGACCCTCCGGGGGCTGCTCGAGTTCGACTCCGACCGCGATTCCGTCCCAATCGAGGAGGTCGAACCCGTCGAGGAGATCGTCGAGCGGTTCTCGACGGCGGCGATGAGCCTCGGGTCGCTCTCGCCGGAGGCCCACGAGAACAACTCCATCGCGATGAACCGCATCGGCGGGAAGTCGAACTCGGGTGAAGGCGGCGAACCGCCCGAGCGCTTCGGCACCGAGAAGGAGTGCAACGTCAAGCAGGTGGCCTCCGGTCGCTTCGGCGTCACGAGCCACTACCTCTCGTCGGCCGACGAGTTGCAGATAAAGATGGCCCAAGGGAGCAAACCCGGCGAGGGCGGCCACCTCCCCGGCAAGAAGGTCAACGAGATGATCGCGCACGTCCGCTACTCGACGCCGGGCGTCGGCCTCATCTCGCCGCCGCCGCTGCACGACATCTACTCCATCGAGGACCTCAAGCAGCTCATCCACGACCTGAAGGTCGCAAACGAGGACGCCGACATCAACGTGAAACTCGTCTCCGAGGCGGGTATCGGCACCATCGCGGCGGGCGTGGCGAAGGCCAACGCCGACGTGGTACACATCTCCGGCGACTCCGGGGGAACCGGCGCGTCCCCGAAGACGAGCATCAAGAACGCGGGGTTGCCGTGGGAGCTCGGCCTCGCGGAAGCGAACCAGATGCTCTGCGCGACGGGCCTGCGCGACCGCATCCGCGTCTCCACCGACGGCGGGATGAAGACGGGCCGCGACGTCGCCATCGCGGCGCTGCTCGGCGCGGAGGAGTACATCTTCGGGACGGCGTCGCTCGTCACCGCGGGCTGCGTGATGGCGAGGCAGTGCCACGAGAACACCTGCCCGGTCGGCGTCGCCACGCAGAACGAGGACCTGCGGAACCGCTTCCCCGGCCAACCCGACCACGTCATCAACTACATGACGTTCATCGCGCAGGAACTGCGCGAGATCATGGCCGAGCTCGGCTTCGAGACGGTCGACGAGATGATCGGGCGTCCGGGATATCTCCGGCAGGTCGACACCGACCACGAGAAGGCCAAGCACCTGGACCTCTCGGCGGTACTCGCGGAGCCGGCGGGCGACCAGCGCCGGAAGACGCAGGAGCAGTCGCACTCGGATCTCGACACGCAACTTGACCGCCAGCTCGTCGAGGAGGCCGCCGCGGCGCTCGAAGACGGCGACCCCGTCCACCTCAGTCACGAGCTCTCGAACGTCGACCGCGCGGTCGGCGCGATGCTCTCGAACCGTATCTCGGACGCCTACGGCGGGGACGGGCTCCCCGACGACACCATCACCTGCGAGTTCGACGGCGTCGCCGGCCAGAGCTTCGGAGCGTTTCTCGCCTCAGGCGTGACGATGCGTCTCACCGGCGCGGCGAACGACTACGTCGGCAAGGGGCTCTCCGGCGGCAAGGTCGTCGTCGAGACGCCCGCCGAGGCGAGCTACGAACCCGACGAGAACGTCCTCGTCGGCAACGTCGCGCTGTACGGGGCGACGCAGGGCGAACTGTACGTCAACGGCGTCGCGGGCGAGCGCTTCGCCGTCCGCAACTCGGGCGTGAAAGCCGTCGTCGAGGGCGTCGGCGACCACGGCTGCGAGTACATGACCGGCGGCGTCGTCGCCGTACTCGGCGGGACGGGCCGGAACTTCGCCGCGGGGATGTCCGGGGGCGTCGCCTACGTCTACGACCCCGACGAGGAGTTGGCGGCGAAGGCGAACACCGAGATGGTGTCGCTCTCGCGGGAACTCGACGACAGCGACGAGGCGATGCTGCGCCGCCTCGTGGAGAACCACGCCGACTACGCCGACAGCGAGCGCGCCCGGTCGCTGCTGGCGGAGTGGCCCGCCGAAGTCCAGAACTTCACGAAGGTGATGCCGGACGCGTACGCGAAAGTCATCTCCGAGGAGGGCCGCGCCGACGTCCGCGAGGAACTCCCGGCGCCCGCCGGTTCGGTCGAAGACGCTCGCCTCGGCCGCGAAGTCGCACAGAGCGACGACTGAGTCGAGAGCCGAGTCGCCCGCTCTCCGTCTCCAGACCCCTCGTTCGGCCCATCCGAACGGTCCCGTGAGTGACCGGACGCCGCCTGATTCCGTCCGTTAGACATCTTCACTGACTCTCTCGCGCTGAGTAGCGACAGTGCTACGAGAAGTTATCGTATCTCTGAATTGAATTTATACTATGTCGTACTGTCGGAAATCGTAGCGATGGAGAGAAACGACAACTCTGACGAGTCGATCGGACGCACAGTCGGACGCCGCGACGCGCTCAAGACGCTCGGAGTCGCTTCGGGGCTCTCGCTTGGTGCCGTCCCGGCGTTCGGCAGTTCGACGGCGGCGGCGCAGCAGCAGCGACAGCAGGTCGTCGTCGAGGAGTTCGAGTACGGCAACCAGCGACTGACCGAGCGGTATCAGTTCGCTAACGGGCGGCCCGGAATCTCGACGGTGCAGAACGTCTCTCGCTCCGGCGAACGGTCGTTGCGAATCGCCGGCGTCGACGGCCTCCTGTTCGCGTCGTCGCTGCCGCGGAGCCCGACGCCCGGGGACACGTTCTCGTACTGGGTGCGCGCGACCGGCGGCGCGGACACGGTCAACTTCGGATACGCGGTCACCGACCCGAACAACATGTACTACGTGAAACTGCAGTTCCCCTCCAGCAACGTGTTCCTCTACCGGGAGGTCGGCGGGGCCAAGGAACTCATCGGCGCCTCGAACTCGGGGTTCTCGCTCCGCCAGAACCGCTGGTATCGCGTCGTCGTCCGGTGGGGGCAGGCGGGGTCGCACACGGTGGGGCTGTTCGGCGCAAACGGTGACCGGCTCACGCAGTTTTCCGGAACCGATTCGCAGTATCGGGGCGGCGGTATCGGCTTCTTCGCGTACCTCGCATCGGGCGGAGCCGCCTTCTACGACGGCGTGACGAAGCTCTCGCCGACGGGAGGCGGACGGAACGGCTCGGGCGGACAGAGCGGTTCGGGCGGGCAGAGCGGTTCGGGCGGGCAGAGCGGTTCGGGCGGACAGAACGGCTCGGGCGGACAGAGCGGTTCGAGTGGACGGGACGGTTCGGATGAGTCGAACAACTCAACGGCGGAGGGTCGATAGCGGTTCGCCGACGTACCGACCGACCGCGGGAAACGACTGTTAAGCCGGCGGCCGTAAGGTACCGTATGGCGTCGAGACCCAGTGACGACTTCGCCGACAGCATCGTCTACCTCGTGCGGACTGCGCTCGGCGATGCACTCCGCAGTGTCATCTACTTCACGCCCGACGAGTTCGAGGTGCTGTACCTCCGCTCGGGGCTCTACGCGGACGACCCTTCGCGCGTCCGCTCGGTGAAGGAACCGCTCGTCGAGAACGAACGCCTCGGCTTCTCCTCGCAGGAGACGTACCAGGACCTGTTCGGCGACGAGTCGACCGAACCCGACATCGGCGAGTACGAGTACACTATCCGCGTCTTCTCGAAGGGGTTCGTCTGTCGCGTACTCGTCGACGACCACGGCGTCATCGTCACGACCGACGAGTTAGACATCGCCGAGTTCGAGGCGCAGGCGGTGAGCCTTCGGTCGCTGCTCGCGACTGAGAACCGAACCTAAAGCTACCGGGGGCGTGTAGCCGCCACACCTAACCGAGCCGTGGTTTTCACGGTGGCGTCCATCTCGCGAGATATGCCAGACGTAGGCGACGACGCACCCGACTTCGAGTTGCAGAGCACCGCCGGCGAATCGGTTTCGCTCTCGGAGACGCTCGACTCCGGTCCGACTGTCGTACTCGTGAATCGCGGCCACTGGTGCAGTTTCTGCGCCGAACAGCTCCAGACGTTCAGCGAGGTCTCGTACGACCTCTGGTTCAACGAGGGCGTCGACGTGCTCCCGGTAGTCACCGACTCCGTCGGGCCGGTCACCGAGATGCGCGACCGCTACGACCTCGACGTCCAACTGCTCGCGGACCCCGACGGCGAGGCAGCCGAGAAGTACAGCGGCACCGAGCAGACGAGCCACGGTCTGACCGGCATCGCCGCGACGTACGTTATCGACGAGGACGGCGTCGTCCGGTACGAGCAGGTCGCAGACCACCCCGCCGACCGGACGTACGGCAACTGGGTCCGCTACTTCATCCGCAACGACTACGAGGACCCGTTCGAGGGTTAGACCGGAGCGCCGGCGCTCACGGACGGTGAGCGTCGAAGATTCGAGTCCGACCGTCCACGAGGCGGCTCGATGGGGGTCACGTCTCTCTTCTCGTGTGCGACCGGTTCCGCTCGACGCGCGTCTTTCGCGCTCCGCCGCGAGAGCAGAACATATGAAAACCGCTCTCCGTCTCGGCGGGACGCGCTTCGTCGGCCGCAACACCGTCGAGGAACTGCTCGGCCGCCACCACGACGCGACGACGTTCACTCGCGGCGCTCGCGGCGACCCCTTCGCCGACCGCGCGGGCGTCTCGCACGTCCCCGGCGACCGAACACGTCGAAAGGGGGCGCGGCGGGGCGGAGAACGGCCCTGAGAGGGTAGACGAGGGGAGGGTGTTGGAGGCTGCGGCGGCCGCGGAGCGAACGGACGACGCGTAATCACGGCCAATCGGACCGGCACTCGTACACTTTTCACCCCGCACCACCGACCGGGAACCGACATGAGCGACACGAGCGACTCGGATTCAGCACTCGTCGTCGGCGGGACGCGCTTCATCGGCCGGCACGTCGTCGACGACCTTCTGGAGAACGGTTACGAGGTCACCATCTTCAACCGCGGCAACCACGAGAACCCCTTCGCCGACGACGACCGGGTCGGTCGCGTCGAGGGCGACCGAACCAACCGAGCGGACCTCGAACGCGCCCGCGACGAGGCGGAGCCGAACATCGTCGTCGACTGCGTCGCGTACAAACCCGAGGACGTTGAAGCGGCGGTCGACGTGTTCGCCGACGTCGACGGCTACGTCTACATCTCCAGCGGGAGCGCCTACGGCAGCGAGGAGATTCCCAAACGCGAGGGCGTCACCGAACTCTGCGACTGCACGCCCGAGCAAGCCGAGGACGACTCCGCCGAGAGCTACGGCCCCCGGAAAGCCGAGGGTGACCGCGTAATCTTCGAGGCCGCGGAGCGCGGCGTCAACGCCACCTCGGTCCGTCCGTGCATCGTCTACGGACCGCACGACTACACAGAGCGACTCGACTACTGGCTGGACCGCGTCGACAACTACGACCGCGTCGTCGTACCGGGCGACGGCACGAACATCTGGCACCGCGCGTACGTCGAGGACGTGGCGAGCGCGCTCCGCATCGTCGCCGAGTCGGGCGAACCCGGCGAAGCGTACAACGTCGGCGACCAACGACTCGTCACGCTCGAAGAGATGGTGGAGGTCGTCGCCGACGCCGCGGACACCGAGATAGAGGTCGTCCACGCGGGCGAGCGCGAACTCGCCGCCGCGGACCTCGAACCGACCGATTTCGTCCTCTACCGACCGTACCCGCACGTCCTCGACACGAACAAGCTCGCCTCACTGGGTTGGGAGTCGACGCCGGTCGACGAGGCGATGCGTCGAACCGTGAAGGAACACCGCGAGAGCGACCGCGACGGCTCCGAACACGACCCCGGCCGCGACGCCGAAGAGCGGGTGCTGGGCGTGTTGGACACGATATAAAACGAATCGTCAGTCGCCGGTCGTCGATTCGCCGACTCAGAGCCGACTCAGAACCCGAACCGCTCGTGGTTCATCTCGGGCACTTCCTCCTCGAGCCACTCGCGGAACCACTTGACGCGCTTCAGGCGGCGGTGGGCGACGCTCTCTGCGGTGTCGCTCTCGATGCGACGGGAGGCGTCGACGCCGCGCTGGAGGACGCGCTCGACCATCTCGGCGGCGTCCATGTGCGTTCGGGCCTCGTAGCCCATCCGGAGCAGCATGAGCGCCGTGCCGTTCGCGCCGACTTTGTCGAGGATGTCGGCCTCCATCAGACACTGCGTCTCCAGCGACACGTCCGAGAGCGGTCCCTGATACGAGTGGTCCTCGATGGCCTGGCAGACCTCGTCGATGAACGACTGCGGGAACTCGCCGTGCGAGGAGAGGTACTCGCGGGCGACGCGCGCGCCTTCTTCGGCGTGGACGTCCTGGTCGGCGTCGAGTTTCGCGATGTCGTGAAACAGCGACGCGACGGCGACGACGTCGACGTCGGCGTTCTCGCGCTCGGCGATGTGGGTCGCGAGCGCGACGACGTTGATGATGTGGTTGAAGCGGTAGTCGGCGCTGTGCCACGGGTACCACCGCATCCGTCCGCCGTCGTCCTCGTTCTCGACGCTGGCGGCGAGGTAGTCGTAGACGAACTGCTTCATCTCCTCGAACTGTTCCTCTGTAACCTCCGTCTCTTTTATCTCGACCCCCACGGAGTCCACCTCCGATGGGAAGGGCTTTCGGTCATTGTTGCTCGAAGAGAGGGTCGTTTCGCTCTTAGGCGTTACGACAGGGCCGACGACTCGGAAAATCCGGACTCGGTGAACCCCTTCCTCGCTGCGCCTCTCGCGGTTTCGGGCGCACGAATCCGCCGCAACGCGAACCAGTAAGTGGGTTCGATGGCTCCCAACGTTTATGACCGAGTTGCTGTATCTCGACGACACCGACGCCCGCGAGTTCGAGGCGACAGTCGAACGCGTCCTCGACGACCGAGTCGTCCTCGACCGCACCGCGTTCTACCCGACCGGCGGCGGTCAACCGAACGACACCGGGACGCTCACCCTCGCCGGCGACGAACCGGGCGACGAGGCGCGGACGTGGACCGTCACCGACGTCTCGAAGAAAGACACGGTGTACCACACGCTGTCGGAGGAGCCACCCGAGGTAGGGGCGACGGTCACCGGCCGACTATACTGGGAGCGCCGGTACTCGCACATGAAGTATCACACGGCCCAACACCTCCTCTCTGCGCTCCTGCTCTCGGAGTACGACGCCGAGACGACCGGCAATCAACTGTACGCCGACCGCGCGTACCTCGACTGCGCCTACGAGCGTTTCGACGAGGCGGACCTCGCCGACATCGAGGCGCGGATGAACGATCTCGTCGACGACGCGATGGCCGTCCGCTGGTACGTCATGGACCGCGAGGAGGCCGAAGCGACGCTCGACCCCGAGCGGACCCGCCTCCACCTCCTGCCGGACTCCATCACCGAGATTCGGCTGGTCGAAATCGGCCCCGAGGACGACCCGTACGACCGGACCGCCTGCGCGGGCACCCACGTCGAGAACACCGACGAGCTCGGCACCGTCGAAGTCACGGGCCGGGAGACGAAAGGCGGCGAGAAAGAGCGCGTGAAGTTCCGGCTGGTTTAGTCGGTCGTCTCCGCTACTTCGTCCGCGGTCGGAACGCAGAGCCACGCCCCGGGCCGCGCTCGAATCCGGTAGCCGAGCGACCGCAGCAGCGACGCGACTTCGTCGGTTCGGTCCTCGCCGCCTTCCCTGTGCGGTTCGAAGTAGACGGTCGGCCGCACCGAGCGAAGCGTCTCGCGCGCGCCCCGGAGCACCTCCAACCCGTACCCCTCGACGTCGATTTTGAGGTGGTCCGGCGAGGGAAGGTCGCCGTCTTCGTCTCCGTCTTTATCGCCCGCGCCGATTCCTTCGACGATGTCGTCGAGGGCGACGACGTGAACGTCGACCTCGTCGCGGACGCTCGCCTCCCACGCCCCGGCGTTTCGGGCGTCGAACGACCCGAGTTCGTCGTACGTGGAGCGGTGGAACCGGCGGATTTCGGTCCGGTCGCCCACACCCTCCTCGCGGACGGTGATGCGGTCTCCGAACCCGTTGCGGGCGACGTTCGCCCGGAGTTGCGCGGCGACGTCCGGATTCGGTTCGAAAGCGACGACGCGGGCGGTGGGTTCGTTGGCGGCGACGGCCAGCGAGTAGACACCGGTGTTCGCGCCCACGTCGTAGACGACGTCGCCGGGTTCGCAGGCGCGGAGGAGTCGGCGTAGCAACGCGTCGTCGCCGTGTTTGTTGACGAGTTCGTAACTCCGAAAGCTCGCGGACCCGACGCGTTTCTTCGGTGCGTACCATCCGTGCCGGTGGTTGCGACGGACGGCTGCGTAGTACGCCGAGAAGACGACGTACCGGAGGCTGTACTGCGCCCGTCGAAGCCCACCGTCGATGCGCCCGCTCATAGCACGGAGTTCGGACGGCGGCGACAGAAGGGTTCGGGTTCGACGTGTGACCCCTCTCGGGTCCGGTCCTAGCCCCCACGGTCGGTGTCTCGCTATCGAGTGACCGTCTGAGCGTCGGGCTGACTCCTCGTCGACGGTTGCTTACAAGAACAAGGCTAGCGCTTTCGGAACTGCTTGTCGTCAGTTTGCGTGGGTCGTCTGAACGACCGTCGGCGCGCGAGGTTCACCGTGCCGACGTGCGTTTGCCACGCTGCTCGACGGCCCGTGGTGAATCTATGACCGACGAGAGTGACAACACTACGGACGAACGCGAATCGACTCGACGAACCGTGCTGAAAACGGGCGCGCTGTCCGCTGGAGGCCTCGCGCTCGGCCTGTCGGCGACTGGCGGCGCGGCCGCCCAAACGGACGGGAACCAACCCCGGTACAAGGCGCTGTTCCAGTCGAACAACTTCAACCCCGGTGCGAGACTTCGCATCGTCTCCGGGGTGGTGAACTACACGCCGCAGCAGACCGGCTTCACCGCGTGGAGCGACTACAACACGCGTGTCGCCACGTACCTCAACACCAACGAGCGATTCCTCGTCTATCCTGCCGACGACGCGAACATCCAGCAAGGACAGGTGTACCGCGTCCGCCCGAACTACTCGTTCCTTCCCGAGGACGACCAGGGGTTCGTCGACTCGCAGTTGATTCCGGTGCAGGGCGACGACGGTGGCGGAAACGAGAGCAACTAGCCGGTGTGGCACAGCGTCGACAACGCCTGCCTCGCCGTCTTTTCGGCGGGTTCGCCCCGCGGACGCTCACTGCGCCCGCTCCCCGTTTCGAATCCGCCCTCGGTGCGAATCTAGGTACGTCTACAACTCGCCGCAGAAGGGCGGATTCGAACCGCGAAGACTCGAATCCTCTCGTCTTCTAGGCTGCGAATCCGCGTGGACTATCCGCTCGTCACGTCCGTTCCTCGCAGGATAGTCCCGGGCGGATTCGAACCGCCGTCAATGGCTCCAAAGGCCATTATGATTGGCCACTACACCACGGGACTCGACCGAGTCGGTCGGTTCCGACTACGTGAAATCGGTCGTCCTCCGGCTATTAGTGATTTCCGCTCTGAGTCGGTAGGCCGTCACTCGGGCCGTCTCTCTACCGCGTAACTGCCACAGTTGGGGCAGACGTGATACTGTACGTCGTAACCCGTCTCGCACGACAGGCAGACGTACGGAAGCTCCTCCTCGGAGGTGAGCCCCGCCAACCGCTTGAGTTTGCTCAGCGCGCTATCGGTCCCGCTCATGAATCGGGCCTCTCACTGAACGCGCTTAGTTGTATGTTCGTTCACGTCCGGAGACAGGACGGTTCAGTCTGCGAGATTCTCCGACTCAACCTCGAGATACCGACAGGCGTCGGTCTCGGGGTCGAAGCAGTCGGGACACTCGCTGTTGCGGTCGATGATGGTGTCGAGTCGCTCGGCGACGGTGTCGTCGATGACGCTCTCCAACTCGCGGGCCTCCCCTCGGAAGTCCTCGACTTCGAGAACGTTCGTGAGAAACCGCTCGATGATGCAGTACGTCTGAAGCGCGTCGCGGGCGCGGACGATTCCCTCGTCGGAGAGCCGGACGCCTTTGTACTTCTCGTGCTCGGCGAGGCCGCGGTCTTCGAGTTTGCCGATCATCTCGTTGGCGCTGGCGGGACTGACGTCGAGCATCTTCGCGAGTGCGCCAGTCGCCGCCGGGCCGTCCTCCATCTCCTGGATGAGGTAGATCGCTTTCAGATACTGGTCTGCCGTGTTCATCGGTTGGTTCCCATCATTCTCGTGTCTCCATGATTTTCGTCACCTCTTCGACGCCCTCGGCTTCTTCGGCGCGGATGTCGCGGAGGACCGAGAGCAGACGCTCTCGTTCGATAGAGAACGACGCGTCGCTGGCTTCGATTCCCTCGATGAGGTCGTCGTAGAACTTGTAGGCGGTCTCTTCGTTACAGAGCTGATCGTAGAGGACGCCGTCGAAGTCGTCGGGTTTCGTCTTCCCGTAGCGCGCTTCGACGAGCGTCTCGATGTCCTCGAACGGGATGCTCTCGGCGTCGAGCTCGTCGATGATCGCTTCCAGTCGCTGGCGGTGGTCGGCGGACTCCTCGGCGGCGTGCTCCAGCAACTGCTCTATCTCCGCGTCGAGTTCGCGCTCGTCGGCGGACAGGGACTGGTAGTGGTGGTACGCGCGCGCTTCGACCACCTCTTCGAGCACGATTCCGATCTGTAGCAGGCGTGCGAGTTGGTGGTCCGAGCCTACGCGGTGGCCGACGCTCACGGGGTCGGCCCTCCGCTCGCGTTCGATACCCTGTCGGTCATACCCGTTGGTCGGGGGGTAACGAACTTAAGCGGTTCCCCTCGCGTCTCTCCGGAACCCGCCGAAAAATCGAACGTAGGGCGACGCGGGCCGCGACTCGCCTCAGTCGAGGCGCTGAACGATGAGGTCGTCGAGGTCGTCGCGGAACTCGTCGACTTCGATCTCTTCGAGGACAGGAACGAAGAAGCCCTCCACGAGCATGTTTCGCGCCGTCTCCGGGTCGATGGAGCGCGACGTCATGTAGAACAGCTCCTCTCGGTCCACCTGTCCGACCGTCGCCGAGTGGCTGGCTTCGGTGTCGTGGTTGTGGATGATGAGCTTCGGCGAGGCGTCGGCCTCGGACTCGTCGGAGAGCATCAGCGTGTTCTCGCGCTGGTAGGAACTCGTGTCCCACGCGTCCTCGCCGACGTCCTGGACGCCCTCGTACACCGAGCGCGCCTCGTCGTCGAGCACGCCGCGGGTGACGAGGTCGGCGGTCGTGTGCTCGGCCTCGTGCCAGACGCGGGCGTTCACGTCGAAGTGCTGGTCGTTGTGACCGAAGAACGCGCCGACGATCTTCGTCTCCGAGGAGTCGCCGACGAGGTTCGTCTCCACGTCCGAGCGAGTCAGTCGGGAGCCGAGGTTACCCTCGATCCAGTTGATAGTCGCGTACGTGCCGGCGTGACCGCGCTTCAGCGTGAAGTGGTACGTCTCCTCGTCGAGGTTCTGCAGCGAGCCGTACTGGACGTAGCTGTTCTCGCCGGCGGCGACTTCGACGAGGTTGCTGAAGTAGCGCTCGCCCTCGATCTCCTCGCTTCCGGTCCCCGTCTCGGTGCCCTCCAGAATCGTCGTCGACGCCGACTCCTCGGTGACGACGAGCGTCTGGCTGAACAGCGAGCGGGAGTTCATCTCCGCGCGGATCTTCACGTCGCCGGCGTCGACGCCCTCGGGGACGTAGACGAACGTCCCGGTGGTGAAGAGCGCCGCCGACAGCGCCGTGAGGTAGTTGTGCTGGGGGTCGAGCACCGTGCCGAAGTGCTCGCGGACGAGTTCCTCGTGCTCGTCGAGCGCCTCGGTGAAGGGGAGGACGACGGCGTCGCCCTCGGCGGTGCGCTCGGTCTCGTCGGACTGGTTCAGCGGGTCGACGAGAGTCTCGAAGTCGAGCGCTTCGAGGTTCGTCCAGCGGCGGCCGGGCGTCTGGATGACGTCCGGCAGCGGGAGTTCGTCGAGCGCCTCGAACGCGTCGAGGCGTCGCTGGAGCAGCCACTCCGGTTCGTCTCGCTCCTCGGAGATCTCGCGGATGGTGTCCTCCGAGAGGCTGGATGGCAGTTGCACGCTCATCTATCCGAGGCTCCCCTCCATCTCGAGTTCGACGAGGCGGTTGAGTTCGACCGCGTACTCGATGGGCAGTTCCTCCGTGATGGGTTCGATGAACCCGGAGACGATCATCTGCTTGGCGTCGTCGTCGTCGAGACCGCGCGACTGGAGGTAGAAGATGTCCTCGTCGCCGATCTTGCCGACGGTCGCCTCGTGGGCGACGTCGACGCGCGACTCGTTGATCTCCATGTACGGCATCGTGTCCGAGGTGGACTCGTTGTCGAACATCAGCGCGTCGCACTCGACGGCCGTCGAGGAGTCGTACGCGCCGTCGGCGATGTGGACGAGGCCGCGGTAGTTGGTGCGGCCGCCGTCCTTACTGATACTCTTGGACTCGATGGTC is a genomic window of Haloprofundus halophilus containing:
- a CDS encoding DUF7522 family protein, with amino-acid sequence MASRPSDDFADSIVYLVRTALGDALRSVIYFTPDEFEVLYLRSGLYADDPSRVRSVKEPLVENERLGFSSQETYQDLFGDESTEPDIGEYEYTIRVFSKGFVCRVLVDDHGVIVTTDELDIAEFEAQAVSLRSLLATENRT
- a CDS encoding peroxiredoxin family protein produces the protein MPDVGDDAPDFELQSTAGESVSLSETLDSGPTVVLVNRGHWCSFCAEQLQTFSEVSYDLWFNEGVDVLPVVTDSVGPVTEMRDRYDLDVQLLADPDGEAAEKYSGTEQTSHGLTGIAATYVIDEDGVVRYEQVADHPADRTYGNWVRYFIRNDYEDPFEG
- a CDS encoding NAD-dependent epimerase/dehydratase family protein; protein product: MKTALRLGGTRFVGRNTVEELLGRHHDATTFTRGARGDPFADRAGVSHVPGDRTRRKGARRGGERP
- a CDS encoding NAD-dependent epimerase/dehydratase family protein, producing the protein MSDTSDSDSALVVGGTRFIGRHVVDDLLENGYEVTIFNRGNHENPFADDDRVGRVEGDRTNRADLERARDEAEPNIVVDCVAYKPEDVEAAVDVFADVDGYVYISSGSAYGSEEIPKREGVTELCDCTPEQAEDDSAESYGPRKAEGDRVIFEAAERGVNATSVRPCIVYGPHDYTERLDYWLDRVDNYDRVVVPGDGTNIWHRAYVEDVASALRIVAESGEPGEAYNVGDQRLVTLEEMVEVVADAADTEIEVVHAGERELAAADLEPTDFVLYRPYPHVLDTNKLASLGWESTPVDEAMRRTVKEHRESDRDGSEHDPGRDAEERVLGVLDTI
- a CDS encoding HD domain-containing protein — encoded protein: MGVEIKETEVTEEQFEEMKQFVYDYLAASVENEDDGGRMRWYPWHSADYRFNHIINVVALATHIAERENADVDVVAVASLFHDIAKLDADQDVHAEEGARVAREYLSSHGEFPQSFIDEVCQAIEDHSYQGPLSDVSLETQCLMEADILDKVGANGTALMLLRMGYEARTHMDAAEMVERVLQRGVDASRRIESDTAESVAHRRLKRVKWFREWLEEEVPEMNHERFGF
- a CDS encoding alanyl-tRNA editing protein — encoded protein: MTELLYLDDTDAREFEATVERVLDDRVVLDRTAFYPTGGGQPNDTGTLTLAGDEPGDEARTWTVTDVSKKDTVYHTLSEEPPEVGATVTGRLYWERRYSHMKYHTAQHLLSALLLSEYDAETTGNQLYADRAYLDCAYERFDEADLADIEARMNDLVDDAMAVRWYVMDREEAEATLDPERTRLHLLPDSITEIRLVEIGPEDDPYDRTACAGTHVENTDELGTVEVTGRETKGGEKERVKFRLV
- a CDS encoding FkbM family methyltransferase → MSGRIDGGLRRAQYSLRYVVFSAYYAAVRRNHRHGWYAPKKRVGSASFRSYELVNKHGDDALLRRLLRACEPGDVVYDVGANTGVYSLAVAANEPTARVVAFEPNPDVAAQLRANVARNGFGDRITVREEGVGDRTEIRRFHRSTYDELGSFDARNAGAWEASVRDEVDVHVVALDDIVEGIGAGDKDGDEDGDLPSPDHLKIDVEGYGLEVLRGARETLRSVRPTVYFEPHREGGEDRTDEVASLLRSLGYRIRARPGAWLCVPTADEVAETTD
- a CDS encoding metal-dependent transcriptional regulator — protein: MNTADQYLKAIYLIQEMEDGPAATGALAKMLDVSPASANEMIGKLEDRGLAEHEKYKGVRLSDEGIVRARDALQTYCIIERFLTNVLEVEDFRGEARELESVIDDTVAERLDTIIDRNSECPDCFDPETDACRYLEVESENLAD
- a CDS encoding ferritin-like domain-containing protein, with the translated sequence MSVGHRVGSDHQLARLLQIGIVLEEVVEARAYHHYQSLSADERELDAEIEQLLEHAAEESADHRQRLEAIIDELDAESIPFEDIETLVEARYGKTKPDDFDGVLYDQLCNEETAYKFYDDLIEGIEASDASFSIERERLLSVLRDIRAEEAEGVEEVTKIMETRE
- the sufD gene encoding Fe-S cluster assembly protein SufD, yielding MSVQLPSSLSEDTIREISEERDEPEWLLQRRLDAFEALDELPLPDVIQTPGRRWTNLEALDFETLVDPLNQSDETERTAEGDAVVLPFTEALDEHEELVREHFGTVLDPQHNYLTALSAALFTTGTFVYVPEGVDAGDVKIRAEMNSRSLFSQTLVVTEESASTTILEGTETGTGSEEIEGERYFSNLVEVAAGENSYVQYGSLQNLDEETYHFTLKRGHAGTYATINWIEGNLGSRLTRSDVETNLVGDSSETKIVGAFFGHNDQHFDVNARVWHEAEHTTADLVTRGVLDDEARSVYEGVQDVGEDAWDTSSYQRENTLMLSDESEADASPKLIIHNHDTEASHSATVGQVDREELFYMTSRSIDPETARNMLVEGFFVPVLEEIEVDEFRDDLDDLIVQRLD